The Corynebacterium coyleae genome segment GGCGCTGACACACAACGGTGACGTGCTCGAATACGCCGTGCACATCTTCCGCGCGGACAAGGTGTCCTTCGGATTGAACAATGTTCGGGGGCACTCGTCCCCCCTGTGGTTCCAGGTGGAATCCGACATCCACTAATCTCACAGCATGCTTTCAAGGACGCTGGTCGCAGCCACCGTCTCCCTTTCACTTGCGTTGGCTGCTTGCACCAATTCCGAGGCCCGCGATGAGGTGGTGGTTGCGGCTTCCGCAGCACCTGCTGGCTTGGACTTCACCACCGTTGGCGGCGCTGCTGCACCCCAGGCTCTCGTGGGCAATGTGTACGAGACGCTGGTGCGTATCGACGACAACGGCCAGCCCATCCCCCACCTCGCCTCCTCGTGGGACCGCGACGGCGACACATTCATCTTCCACCTACGCGACGACGTGACGTTCTCCAACGGCAAAGCGTTTACCGCCGAGGACGCCGCGTTCTCAATCGATTACGTGCAAAACGAGTGGACGAATGGGTTGAAGGCCCAGATGGCTCCGGTCGTCGATACGCACGTGCTCGACGAGCACACCTTGGCCGTCACCATCGAGGGTGACGCGGACGCGTGGCTGTGGTCCATGGCAACGCTGACCGGCGCGATGATGACCCCGGCGAGCATCGAGCGCCTGGCCACCGACCCGCTGGGAACCGGCCCATACACAGTGCAGCGCTTCGACATCGGCGAGAAGATCGTCTTCGAGGCACGCGAGGACTACTGGGACGGCTCCGTCGAGCGCAACGCCGTGATGCGTTACTTCGACGACCCGGTCTCCGCCGTCAACGCGCTGCGCGTGGGTGACGCGGACGTGGTGTGGGCGATGCAAGCCCCGCAATTGATCGAGACGCTGCCCGAGGACATCCGGGTGGAAGTGGGCACCACCAACGGCGAAGTGCTACTGAGCATGAACAACCAACGCGCCCCCTTCGACGACCCCGACATCCGCCGCGCGGTGGCGTACGCAATCGACCGCGACGCGATCAACGAGGTGGTCTACAACGGGCTGGCCACCGACACCGGCGGCGCACCCGTCCCGCCGACCGACCCGTGGTTCACCGGGCACAACTACTACCCCTTCGACCCCGACAAGGCCCGCAAACTGCTCGCCGGGCGCACCCCGGAGGTCACCATCACGGTGCCCAACCTGCCGTACGCACAGACCGCATCGGAGCTGCTCTTCTCGCAACTTCGCGACGTCGGCTTCAACATCAAACTGGAAACCGTCGAGTTCCCCGCCGTGTGGCTCAGCCAAGTGCACAAGGGCCACGACTACCAGGCGTCACTCATCGCCCACGTGGAGCCGCGCGACGCCGCCCAACTGTTCGGCAACCCGGACTACTACCTGGGCTACGACTCGCCCGAGGCCCAGCAGCACTTCGCGGACGGCGACATCAAAGCCGCCATCGACCAAGTCATGGCCGACGCGGCGTCGCTGACCCTGGTCAACGCGCCCAATATCGTGCTCTACGCCCCAGGCGTGAGTGGACTCAACCCCAACGTGGTCACTGACTCGCTACGGCTGAACGAGGTGAAGAAATGATCCGCACCATCAGCAAACATCTGCTGCGCTTTGTGCTGCTGCTCGTCGCCGCCAGCCTGATCATCTTTACGCTGCTGCGCGCAGTGCCGGGCGACCCGGCGCGCATCGCGCTCGGCGTGGCGGCAACCGAGGCAGACATCGCAGAGCTCAACACCCGCCTCGGGCTCGACCGCCCGTTGCCAGCGCAGTACTTCGACTGGATTTCAGGGCTGATCACCGGCGACTTTGGTGTTTCGTTGTCTTCGGGCAAGGAGATCACCGAATCCGTCATTGAACGCGCCGGGGTATCGCTGACGCTTACGGTGCTTGCGATGACGGTGTCGCTGCTCGTCGCGGTACCCGCCGGTGTGTACATCGCGGGCCGGCGCCGCTCCGCGGGCTCGGCGGTGGTCAGTGGCCTGTCGCAGGTGGGCATCATCGTCCCGTCGTTTTTGGTCGGTATCGCGCTGGTGGCGTTGTTCTCCGTACGCTTAGGCTGGCTGCCCGCCAACGGGTGGGGCACGCCTGCGCACGTGGTGCTGCCGGTGGCGGCGCTTTCACTTGTGCAGGCGTCGATTCTGACCCGCTACATTGCGGCGTCGGTGCGCGAGGAGCTGGGGAAGGATTATGTGCGTACGGGACGGGCGCAGGGGTCGTCGATACGCGCAGTGCTCTACTCCTCTGCCCTGCGCAACGCGGCACTGCCGGTGATAACGGTCGTCGGTGTGCAGCTGGCGTCGCTGGTCGTTGGCGCGGTGGTCATCGAGCGCGTGTTCACGATCCCGGGGTTGGGCACAATGCTTCTCGACGCCGTAGGCAACCGCGACCTCACCACCGTTCAAACTGTGATGATGCTGGTCGTGGCCTTCACGCTGGTGGTCAACCTCATTGTGGATCTGACGTACACGGTGGTCGACCCGCGGGTTCGGAGGCAAGCATGACAACACAACGCAAAATCGGCGGGCTGATCGTCCTGGCCGTCGCGGCAGTTGCGCTGCTGTCGCTGGTGTGGACGCCGTTCGACCCGCTACAGGCCGACGTTCAGAACCGACTCCAGGGCACTTCGGCAGCGCACTGGATGGGCACCGACCAGTTCGGCCGCGACATCACCTCGCGCGTCATGGACGGTGCGCGCCTGACCCTAACGGTGGCTATCGGCGCAGTTGGGCTTTCCGCGTTGGTCGGCGTGCCGCTGGGCATCTGGGCCGGCATGCGCCGCGGTGCGGCCCGATTCGTCATGGCCGGCGCCGACCTTCTGCTCGCCTTCCCCGCGCTGCTGCTGGCCATCGTGTTCACCGCCGTGTTCGGTGCGTCGATCTGGATCGTCGTGCTAGCCATCGGCATCGCCGGCATCCCGGGATTCGTCCGCGTCGCCCGCGCCGGCACGCTGCAGGTGATGCAAAACGACTACATCCTGGCCGCGCGCATTGCCAAGGTGTCCGGGCCTGCAATCGCGTGGCGCCACGTCCTGCCGAATATCTGGCCGATCGTGCTCACACAGGTCTCCGTCGCCGTGGCCCTTGCCATTCTCGCCGAGGCTGGCCTGTCCTTCCTCGGCCTCGGCTCCCCCGCCCCGTACGCGTCGTGGGGCCGCATGCTGCAGGCCTCGCAGCCGTTCTTGGCCACCTCCCCGCACCTCGCACTGTGGCCGGGCCTGGCCATCGCGGTGACCGTGCTGGGATTTAACCTGCTCGGAGGCACCGATGATCGACGTTAAGCACCTCAGCATCGACGGCATTCTCCACGACATCACCTTCCACATCGCCCCCGGCGAGCGCGTGGGCATCATCGGTGAATCCGGCTCCGGCAAGTCCATCACCGCCTTAAGCATCATGGGGTTGAGTGATCTGCCCGCGACCGGATCCATCACCGTCAACGGCACCGAGATGGTGGGCACCCGCGACCGCGTGCGCCGCCGCGTGCGCGGCAAAAACGTCGCCATGGTGTTCCAAGAACCCATGACCGCGCTCGATCCGCTGAAGAAGATCGGCCGGATCGTTGCCCGCGACCTGCTCCGAGACGTCGGCGTGGACCGCCCCGACGCCTACCCGCACGAACTCTCCGGCGGCCAGCGCCAGCGTGTGCTCATCGCGCTCGCGCTATCCCAGAACCCGGACGTGCTCATTTGCGACGAGCCCACCACCGCCCTCGACGCCATCGTCCAGTCCGACATCCTCGACCTGCTCGACCGGCTTGTCCGCGAGCGCGGCATGGGCCTTTTGTTCATCTCCCACGACCTTGCCGTGGTACGCCGCATGACCGACCGCGTACTGGTGTTCAAGGACGGCCGCATCGTCGCACCCGACTCCGACTACGCCAAGGCTCTCGCCGCCGCAGCCGAGCCCGGCGCGCCCGCTGCCCCTGTCGCCCTCGGCGAGCCGGTCGTCGAACTGGATGGTGTCTCGCTGCAGCGCGGCGCCACCATGGCGGTGGACAACGTCACCCTCACCGTGCGCGAAGGCGAGCGTCTGGCCATCGTGGGCGGGTCTGGCTCGGGCAAGACCTCGCTGCTCCACCTGATTGCGGGGCTGCGCGAGGCCACATCCGGCACCGTGACAGTCGCAGGGGATGTGCAGATGGTGTTCCAGGACCCCTACTCCTCCCTTGACCCACGTATGGAGGTTGGGGCGTCGATTCGTGAGGTAGGCGTCGATAAGCAACGCTCCGACGAAATGCTCGAGCGCGTCGGCCTTGCCGGCGCCGGCCACCGCAAGCCCGCACAATTTTCCGGCGGGCAGCGCCAACGCATCTCTATTGCGCGCGCCGCAGCCCCTCGCCCGAGCATTTTGCTTGCCGACGAACCCGTGTCCGCCCTCGACGCCACCATCCAAAACCAGGTGCTTGACCTGCTTCGCGACACCGTCGGCAACCACACCCTCATCTTCGTCACCCACGACTTAAACGTCGCGCGTGAACTGTGCCCCACCGTTGCCGTCATGCAGTCCGGGCGCATCGTCGAACAGGGTGCGACCGAGGAGATCTGGGCCAACCCACAGCACCACTACACCCGGGAGCTGCTCGCCGCCGTACTATAGGCACCCATGAGTGCCGCAAAAATCTGCGTGGTCGGATCCATCAACGCCGACCTCACCGTCAATGTTGACCGACACCCCACCCCAGGCGAAACGCTACTCGGCTCCGGCGGAGGCATCACCGCCGGCGGCAAGGGCGCGAACCAAGCCTGCGCCGCCGCACGCCTCGGCGCCCCCGTCGCACTGGTCGGCGCGGTAGGCACCGACTCGAACGCCATCCCGGCAACTGCACTGCTGCGCGAGGCGGGCGTCGACCTCACCCACGTCGAAGAAGTCACTGAGGTCACCGGTCTTGCCGTGATCACCGTCGCAGCCAACGGCGAAAACACCGTCCAGGTCGTCCCCGGCGCCAACGCACTGGTCGACGCCGACTTCGTCTCCCGCCACGCCGAACCCGTCGAAGCCGCCGAAGTTGTCCTGCTGCAGGGCGAAATCCCGGCCGACGGCTTCGCCCGCGCCGTCGAACTGGCAAAGGGTCGCGTGGTGATCAACCTCGCCCCCGTCGTCGACGTACCACGCGAGGCCCTGCTCGCCGCCGATCCCCTGATGGCCAACGAACACGAAGCGGGCCTGATCCTCGATCAGCTTGGCTACGACTCCACCGGCACCCCCGAGGACCTCGCACGCCGCCTGAAGGACGCGGGCTTCGCCTCCGTCGTGCTCACCCTCGGCGCGGCAGGTGCGCTCGTGGTTGAAGGCGACGCGCTGACCCACATCCCCTCCCCACAAGTCGAGGCCGTAGACACCGTCGGCGCCGGCGACTCCTTCGCAGGTGCGTTCTGTGCCCGCATCATCGAGGGCGACACGCTCGTCGAGGCCTCCACCTATGCGTGCCGCGTCGGCGCGTTCTCCGTCACCCGCCCCGGGGCACAACCGTCCTACCCGACCGCCGCCGACACCCTGCCTGGAGCGTAAACCCAAATGAGCCCTCAGATGATGCCGCGACGGTCGTCGTCGACAAGCAATAAACGCCCCATGCGCGTCCAACGCACACAAGGCGTCTACCCCGACGACATGCACCCCGGCCTCGTCCCGGGCATCAGCGTCGAAGAATCACGCCACAACTTCAGCCTGGACAAAGTCGTTTTCGGCGTGACCGCCGCAGCGATCCTTGCCTTCATCATCTGGGGCGTGACCTCCCCAGAACGGGTCGGCTCGAGCGCCTCCAGCGCACTGTCATGGGGCCTTCGCAACTTCGGCTGGCTCTTCAACATCGTGCTCGTCGCCTGCGTCATCATCATGGCAGTGCTGGCGTTCTCTCGCTTCGGCAACATCACACTGGGCAAAGACGACGAAGAACCCGAATACTCGTTCTTCTCCTGGGTCGCCATGATGTTCGCTGCAGGCATCGGCGTAGGCATCTTCTTCTTCGGCCCCTCCGAACCACTGACCATGTACCTCGACCCGCCACCGCTGACCGTCGAGGCCGAAACCGAAGAAGCACTGCACCACGCAATCGCCCAAGCCAACTTCCACTGGGGCCTCTCCCCGTGGGCGCTCTACGCACTGGTCGGTGGCGCCATGGCCTACTCCTGCTACCGCCGCGGACGACCCACGCTTATGTCGTCGCTGTTTACCCCGGTGTTCAAGCGCTCAGGCCCTTTCGGCACCATCATCGACATCCTGGCGATCGTGGCCACCCTGTTCGGCACCGCGGCCACGCTGGGTATTTCTACCCTGCAGATCGGCGACGGCATCGCCATCATGCGCAGCGGCGACTCCGCCCCCATGGGCGTGCTGCTGACCGTCATGGGCGTGCTCACCATCGGCTTTGTTATCTCCGCCGTCTCTGGTGTGGGCAAAGGCATCCGCATCCTGTCGAATATCAACATCTCGTTGACGTCGGCGGCCATCCTGTTCATCTTCGCCACCGGGCCAACCCTGCTGCTGGTCAACCTACTGCCGTCAGGCACCCTGGTCTACGCCGACCGCTTCTTCGACATGGCGTCGCGCTCCTTGTCCTGGGGTGAAGACACCCTCGACTTCCAGTCTGCCTGGACTGCCTTCTACTGGGCGTGGTGGATCGCCTGGGCACCGTTCGTCGGCATGTTCATCGCACGAATCTCCCGCGGACGCACTCTGCGCCAATTCGCGGTAGTGACCACGCTCGTCCCCACCGCCGTGCTCATCTGCGCGTTCACTATCTTCGGTGGCACCGCAATCACCTTCTCCCGCGAAGGCCGCGAAGGCTTCGACGGCACCGCCACCCCGCAGCAAGTGCTCTTCAACATGTTCGGCGAAATGCCGCTGGCGGAGATCACCCCGTACATCCTCATCGGCATCCTCTCGGTGTTCTTCATCACCTCCGCAGACTCCGCCTCCACGATCATGGGCTCCATGTCGTCCAAGGGCGACCCCGAGCCGAACAAACTCGTGGTGGTCTTCTGGGGACTGGCCATGATGGGCATCGCTGTGGTCATGCTGCTCTCCGGCGGCGAAGACGCCCTGTCCGGCCTGCAGTCCCTGACCATCCTGTCCGCAATGCCGTTCTCAGTGGTCATCCTGTTGCTGATGTACTCGTTTATCAAGGACCTCTCCACCGACCCCATCGCCATCCGCAATTCCTACGCCCGCAACGCGGTGAAGTCCGCCGTCATCCGAGGTATCGAAGAATACGGCGACGACTTTGAAATCGTGGTCGAGCCCTCCGCAGCAGGCGAAGGCGCAGGTGCCGAGTTCGATTCCACGTCCGACGAATACACCGACTGGTATCGACGCACCGACGAAGAAGGCACCCCCGTCGGCTACGACTACGAAACCGGCGAATGGTCCGACGGCTACCAGCCCGAAGAGGAAGACAGCACAACCGCCGAGAACGACGGCGCCGCCGAAGACAACCGCGGCTAGCTACTTCCCCGCCATGTCCAGCAGGCGGCCAAGCACCGCCTTGCCGTGGCGGCGCAGCCCGTCGTGCTGGAACTGGTCCGTCTCAAACACCTTCGCACCGATGACATCCGCAGTTTCCAGCGACAGCTCGCGCGGCACATAGATGTCGTCGGTGTACACCGCCGCGTATGCATCGTGGCCGGAATCGAGCCCGGCGTACAGGTTGTCCCAGTCGTCCTTCTTTGCCAACGCCTCTGCCACAGCCTTGAACGGGCGTAGCTCCGGATCCTCGTCGAATTGGAACGGGAAGATGTGCTCGCCGGTGAGGTAGAACTCCTCGTCGTTAGGGCTGGCGTCCGGCGCGAACCCTGTAAGTTCGCGGGAGACCCGCTCCGCCGCCCAGTTCGTCGCCCCCGGCACCGTGCCGCCGTAGATCGACTCATGTACCGCCGCATACAGCGGGCCTTTGGCGAAACTCACACGCTCCCCCACCGACGCCAAAAAGTCCGTGCGCAGCCTGCCGTTCGGGTGAAACGGCGCCTCAAACAACTGCGCCAGCGACGCGAACCCATCCTCGCGCCCCAACTCAATGCCGAGGGTGCGCAGGCGCCGCGCGCTCAGCCGCTCTCCGGTGGGCAGCAGCTCCTCCTCCGACTCCAGGTGGCGGCACACCTCACGGATCGTCCGCTCGGCCTCCGGGTACTGCTCGTTGAACTGCAGATGGCGGTGCTTCAGCTTGGCAAACGTCGCACGGTAGACACCATCCGCGCCCTCGCTTATCGACGGCAACCCACCCGTAAACAACGCCCTCCCCACACTCTCCGGGTGCATGGCCAAATAATGCGTCAGGCAGAACCCGCCGAAGGACTGGCCCAGCACATCCCACTGCTTCAGCCCCATCTCCTCACGCAAGGCTTCCGCATCGGCGATGATGTCGCTGGCGCGAAGCTGGGTGAGCACGGTGTCGTCGATAAGCGAAGGCGTCGCGGAATCAACCCTGGTCGAGCGCCCCGTACCCCGCTGATCCAACATGACCACCTGGTAGCCGCGCTCGAGCGCAGTTTCCACCCACTCGAACCGCTCACGCGGCGCCGGAAAACCCGGGCCACCCTGCAGGAACAACAACGCCGGGGCATCCGCCTCACCGAAGATGCGGGCGAAGATGGAAAAGCCGCCACGGTTCAACACAATTTCACGCATACGGCGATTGTAGGAACCGGGGCGAGAGTTTCCACGTCAAATAGTTATGTACGACGGAATGAACATCGAATTCCCGCCAACCATCGTCAATGCGTCCCAGATGGAACGCGGACAAAACTACCTGCCTGTTAGCAAACAACGCTTCATCCACGAGCGCCACAGCCTGGAACAATGGGCAGTCCAACTCGCGGCACGACACCACCCGCACAACCAGAAATACGACGTGCCCGCAGCCGTGCGCGCCGTCGTCCACGCGTACGAACGCCCAGGCAGCGTGGTGTGCGGATTCTCCGCGCTCGCTCTCTACGGATTGCCGTATCTCGTTGAAGGCGCAGACACTACTCTGCGAGCACCCACACCCCAAAAACTCAGCGCTTCCGCTATACGTCCCTCCGTCGCACGACTCCACGCCCCACACACAGAAACATGGACCCTCACCCACCGCGGTGTGCCCATCCGCGTTTCTCGACCATTACGTGCAACCGTGCAGGCTCTGCAACAGATTCGACGAGGCGAACACTCGTGGCAGACAGAGCCAATCCCCGGTGTGAGCCCAGAAATGGTCAAGGCTGTACAACTTGTCGACTGCGCCCGTCGACACCTCGGACTACAGGCGGAAGACATTCGCGCCAGCGCCCTTCGGCAAATCAATCAACGGTGGCTGTCTCGGGTGCTCGATCTGTCCCGTTCAACTGCCGATTCGCCGAAAGAAACCGAACTGCGGTTGCTCCTCCAGCCAGTGGTTCGCAACTACGGCCACACGCTCGTAGAGCAGTATCCGCTGACAGTGGGCGGCAAAGCCATTACGACCTTTGATTTTGCCATCCCCGAACTCAAGATCGGGATCATGTTCGACGGCCGACACCACTGGGAGTACGACCAACGACAGTTAGATACGTCCATCAACCTCACATCGATGCTTCATGGTTGGACGGTTCCCCGGGCGGGGTCGAAAACCATGCAGCAATGCGTCGAGGTCGTGGAGAAAACGATCCGGCAGGCGCGTCGGCCCTAGCGCGATGCAAGATGTTACAAGGCCCACGGT includes the following:
- a CDS encoding ABC transporter substrate-binding protein — its product is MLSRTLVAATVSLSLALAACTNSEARDEVVVAASAAPAGLDFTTVGGAAAPQALVGNVYETLVRIDDNGQPIPHLASSWDRDGDTFIFHLRDDVTFSNGKAFTAEDAAFSIDYVQNEWTNGLKAQMAPVVDTHVLDEHTLAVTIEGDADAWLWSMATLTGAMMTPASIERLATDPLGTGPYTVQRFDIGEKIVFEAREDYWDGSVERNAVMRYFDDPVSAVNALRVGDADVVWAMQAPQLIETLPEDIRVEVGTTNGEVLLSMNNQRAPFDDPDIRRAVAYAIDRDAINEVVYNGLATDTGGAPVPPTDPWFTGHNYYPFDPDKARKLLAGRTPEVTITVPNLPYAQTASELLFSQLRDVGFNIKLETVEFPAVWLSQVHKGHDYQASLIAHVEPRDAAQLFGNPDYYLGYDSPEAQQHFADGDIKAAIDQVMADAASLTLVNAPNIVLYAPGVSGLNPNVVTDSLRLNEVKK
- a CDS encoding ABC transporter permease; amino-acid sequence: MIRTISKHLLRFVLLLVAASLIIFTLLRAVPGDPARIALGVAATEADIAELNTRLGLDRPLPAQYFDWISGLITGDFGVSLSSGKEITESVIERAGVSLTLTVLAMTVSLLVAVPAGVYIAGRRRSAGSAVVSGLSQVGIIVPSFLVGIALVALFSVRLGWLPANGWGTPAHVVLPVAALSLVQASILTRYIAASVREELGKDYVRTGRAQGSSIRAVLYSSALRNAALPVITVVGVQLASLVVGAVVIERVFTIPGLGTMLLDAVGNRDLTTVQTVMMLVVAFTLVVNLIVDLTYTVVDPRVRRQA
- a CDS encoding ABC transporter permease, whose protein sequence is MTTQRKIGGLIVLAVAAVALLSLVWTPFDPLQADVQNRLQGTSAAHWMGTDQFGRDITSRVMDGARLTLTVAIGAVGLSALVGVPLGIWAGMRRGAARFVMAGADLLLAFPALLLAIVFTAVFGASIWIVVLAIGIAGIPGFVRVARAGTLQVMQNDYILAARIAKVSGPAIAWRHVLPNIWPIVLTQVSVAVALAILAEAGLSFLGLGSPAPYASWGRMLQASQPFLATSPHLALWPGLAIAVTVLGFNLLGGTDDRR
- a CDS encoding ATP-binding cassette domain-containing protein, which translates into the protein MIDVKHLSIDGILHDITFHIAPGERVGIIGESGSGKSITALSIMGLSDLPATGSITVNGTEMVGTRDRVRRRVRGKNVAMVFQEPMTALDPLKKIGRIVARDLLRDVGVDRPDAYPHELSGGQRQRVLIALALSQNPDVLICDEPTTALDAIVQSDILDLLDRLVRERGMGLLFISHDLAVVRRMTDRVLVFKDGRIVAPDSDYAKALAAAAEPGAPAAPVALGEPVVELDGVSLQRGATMAVDNVTLTVREGERLAIVGGSGSGKTSLLHLIAGLREATSGTVTVAGDVQMVFQDPYSSLDPRMEVGASIREVGVDKQRSDEMLERVGLAGAGHRKPAQFSGGQRQRISIARAAAPRPSILLADEPVSALDATIQNQVLDLLRDTVGNHTLIFVTHDLNVARELCPTVAVMQSGRIVEQGATEEIWANPQHHYTRELLAAVL
- a CDS encoding ribokinase; translation: MSAAKICVVGSINADLTVNVDRHPTPGETLLGSGGGITAGGKGANQACAAARLGAPVALVGAVGTDSNAIPATALLREAGVDLTHVEEVTEVTGLAVITVAANGENTVQVVPGANALVDADFVSRHAEPVEAAEVVLLQGEIPADGFARAVELAKGRVVINLAPVVDVPREALLAADPLMANEHEAGLILDQLGYDSTGTPEDLARRLKDAGFASVVLTLGAAGALVVEGDALTHIPSPQVEAVDTVGAGDSFAGAFCARIIEGDTLVEASTYACRVGAFSVTRPGAQPSYPTAADTLPGA
- a CDS encoding BCCT family transporter is translated as MPRRSSSTSNKRPMRVQRTQGVYPDDMHPGLVPGISVEESRHNFSLDKVVFGVTAAAILAFIIWGVTSPERVGSSASSALSWGLRNFGWLFNIVLVACVIIMAVLAFSRFGNITLGKDDEEPEYSFFSWVAMMFAAGIGVGIFFFGPSEPLTMYLDPPPLTVEAETEEALHHAIAQANFHWGLSPWALYALVGGAMAYSCYRRGRPTLMSSLFTPVFKRSGPFGTIIDILAIVATLFGTAATLGISTLQIGDGIAIMRSGDSAPMGVLLTVMGVLTIGFVISAVSGVGKGIRILSNINISLTSAAILFIFATGPTLLLVNLLPSGTLVYADRFFDMASRSLSWGEDTLDFQSAWTAFYWAWWIAWAPFVGMFIARISRGRTLRQFAVVTTLVPTAVLICAFTIFGGTAITFSREGREGFDGTATPQQVLFNMFGEMPLAEITPYILIGILSVFFITSADSASTIMGSMSSKGDPEPNKLVVVFWGLAMMGIAVVMLLSGGEDALSGLQSLTILSAMPFSVVILLLMYSFIKDLSTDPIAIRNSYARNAVKSAVIRGIEEYGDDFEIVVEPSAAGEGAGAEFDSTSDEYTDWYRRTDEEGTPVGYDYETGEWSDGYQPEEEDSTTAENDGAAEDNRG
- a CDS encoding alpha/beta fold hydrolase yields the protein MREIVLNRGGFSIFARIFGEADAPALLFLQGGPGFPAPRERFEWVETALERGYQVVMLDQRGTGRSTRVDSATPSLIDDTVLTQLRASDIIADAEALREEMGLKQWDVLGQSFGGFCLTHYLAMHPESVGRALFTGGLPSISEGADGVYRATFAKLKHRHLQFNEQYPEAERTIREVCRHLESEEELLPTGERLSARRLRTLGIELGREDGFASLAQLFEAPFHPNGRLRTDFLASVGERVSFAKGPLYAAVHESIYGGTVPGATNWAAERVSRELTGFAPDASPNDEEFYLTGEHIFPFQFDEDPELRPFKAVAEALAKKDDWDNLYAGLDSGHDAYAAVYTDDIYVPRELSLETADVIGAKVFETDQFQHDGLRRHGKAVLGRLLDMAGK